A genome region from Terriglobia bacterium includes the following:
- a CDS encoding DMT family transporter, with translation MSHIYGIILMFLAACSFGASAILIKLAYHSGLQPAALLPLQNLVAVVCLWPMMLIPRGLPRLKGQQVRGLIWQGLAGNFAISVCYFWAAQRIDVSLLSIILFAYPGLVLLYQIVVERHRAATWELMALALAFAGVVCAVDPFHGAAARVDRLGLILSVGAAVAYAFMNLYGQKLARDMSSLVITTFTSTVSTVALMAVLPPRHWFTLAFTPGQWLFIVGLALFSTVIPMNLMYPAIRRIGAFHASVVSIAELPCILVLAYFILSERMNHWQMLGGGMILLSLVLMQPARDAAGSR, from the coding sequence ATGTCTCACATCTACGGAATCATATTGATGTTTCTGGCGGCATGCTCTTTTGGGGCAAGCGCCATTCTGATCAAACTGGCCTATCATTCAGGATTGCAGCCGGCGGCACTGCTGCCCCTGCAGAACCTGGTGGCGGTTGTGTGCCTGTGGCCCATGATGCTGATACCCCGCGGCCTCCCGAGACTCAAGGGGCAACAGGTGCGCGGGCTGATCTGGCAGGGACTGGCGGGAAACTTCGCCATATCGGTCTGTTACTTCTGGGCGGCACAGCGTATCGATGTGTCGCTGCTGAGCATCATCCTGTTTGCCTACCCCGGATTGGTCCTCCTCTATCAGATAGTAGTGGAAAGGCACCGGGCTGCGACCTGGGAGTTGATGGCCCTGGCTCTGGCGTTCGCCGGCGTGGTGTGCGCTGTTGACCCGTTCCATGGAGCCGCCGCCAGAGTCGACCGGCTGGGATTGATCCTGTCGGTGGGTGCCGCTGTTGCCTATGCTTTCATGAATCTCTACGGCCAAAAGCTGGCCCGGGATATGTCTTCACTGGTAATCACGACGTTCACGTCCACGGTATCGACAGTGGCGCTGATGGCAGTGCTGCCGCCAAGGCACTGGTTTACCCTGGCGTTTACGCCGGGTCAGTGGTTGTTCATCGTGGGTCTTGCACTGTTTTCGACCGTGATCCCTATGAACCTGATGTACCCCGCGATTCGAAGAATCGGAGCTTTTCATGCCTCAGTCGTCAGCATTGCCGAACTCCCCTGCATCCTGGTGCTGGCATATTTCATACTGAGCGAACGAATGAACCATTGGCAGATGCTGGGCGGAGGCATGATTCTGCTGAGCCTGGTTCTCATGCAGCCGGCGCGGGACGCGGCCGGAAGCCGCTAG
- the kbl gene encoding glycine C-acetyltransferase: MAFNDAVRNWYQTEIQGIRAAGLFKDERYICSPQSSEIEVEFPVGSGVRKCINICANNYLGLSSHPEVIKAAHAGLETRGYGMSSVRFICGTQDIHRQLENKLTEFLGTEDTVLFPSCMDANGGFFEACLNDQDVMIADRLVHASIVDGMRLCKAMQDSFKHSDMGHLEEKLQEHHDKRFRMIITDGVFSMDGDLAKMDEIVALAEKYNAMVFLDDSHASGFIGKTGRGTHEHCGVFGRIDVITTTLGKGLGGASGGCVSGRRELVEMCRQRARPFLFSNTVAPVIVSGALKVMDLIFANTERRDKLEWNAKYWRGLLKDAGFDIKEGESPIVPVMLYNAKLAQDFARDLFAEGVYAVGFFFPVVPKGQARIRTQLSAAHEKHHLDKAVAAFKKVGAKLGILGLGKKELIEKFGM; this comes from the coding sequence ATGGCCTTCAACGATGCAGTTCGCAACTGGTATCAGACCGAGATTCAGGGGATCAGAGCCGCAGGCCTGTTCAAGGATGAGCGGTACATCTGTTCGCCGCAATCGTCGGAAATCGAGGTCGAATTTCCGGTCGGCTCGGGAGTGAGAAAATGCATTAATATTTGCGCCAACAACTACCTCGGGTTGTCCAGCCACCCCGAGGTCATCAAGGCGGCGCACGCAGGACTGGAGACGCGAGGCTACGGGATGTCGTCCGTGCGCTTCATCTGTGGCACGCAGGACATCCACCGGCAGCTCGAAAACAAATTGACCGAGTTCCTCGGGACCGAGGATACCGTGCTCTTCCCGTCCTGCATGGACGCAAACGGAGGGTTCTTCGAGGCGTGCCTGAACGATCAGGACGTCATGATCGCCGACCGGCTGGTTCACGCCTCCATCGTGGACGGGATGCGCCTGTGCAAAGCGATGCAGGACAGCTTCAAACACTCGGACATGGGGCATCTGGAGGAAAAACTCCAGGAGCACCATGACAAGCGCTTCCGCATGATCATCACCGACGGCGTCTTCTCCATGGACGGCGATCTCGCCAAGATGGACGAGATCGTTGCGCTGGCGGAGAAGTACAACGCGATGGTTTTCCTGGACGATTCCCACGCCAGCGGCTTCATCGGCAAGACCGGCCGCGGGACTCACGAACATTGCGGCGTGTTCGGTCGAATCGACGTCATCACGACCACGCTGGGAAAAGGGCTGGGCGGTGCATCGGGCGGCTGCGTCAGCGGGCGACGGGAACTGGTGGAGATGTGCCGCCAGCGGGCACGCCCATTCCTGTTTTCCAACACGGTGGCTCCGGTCATCGTATCCGGAGCTCTAAAAGTGATGGACCTCATCTTCGCCAACACGGAACGCCGCGATAAGCTGGAGTGGAATGCCAAGTACTGGCGCGGGCTGCTCAAAGATGCCGGTTTTGACATCAAAGAGGGGGAAAGCCCGATCGTGCCCGTAATGCTTTACAACGCAAAACTGGCGCAGGATTTCGCCCGCGATCTGTTCGCCGAGGGGGTTTACGCTGTCGGATTCTTCTTCCCGGTGGTGCCCAAGGGACAGGCTCGCATTCGCACCCAGCTCTCCGCGGCTCACGAAAAGCATCACCTCGACAAGGCCGTTGCCGCGTTCAAGAAGGTGGGCGCCAAACTCGGAATCCTGGGACTGGGCAAGAAGGAACTCATCGAAAAGTTCGGGATGTAA
- a CDS encoding acyl carrier protein translates to MDELTKMVRDYVVREYIEEGDDREVTETTPLISGGIVDSFSMVSLKRFLEKKCNVQIPDADATPVAFDTVQSIVALVRRYQKK, encoded by the coding sequence ATGGATGAACTTACCAAAATGGTTCGCGACTATGTCGTAAGAGAATACATCGAGGAAGGGGACGACCGCGAGGTTACCGAGACCACACCGCTGATCTCAGGCGGGATTGTAGACTCATTTTCGATGGTGTCGCTGAAGCGGTTCCTCGAGAAGAAATGCAACGTCCAGATTCCCGACGCGGACGCCACTCCGGTCGCCTTTGACACCGTCCAGAGCATCGTCGCACTCGTGCGACGGTACCAGAAAAAGTAA
- the acsA gene encoding acetate--CoA ligase, which produces MPKSNYPSYQDLTKNFDWSISERELGYKKGDNLNIGWMCSDRICKMGLAEKPALIWEDHQGNEKRFTYDDIRVLSNTIAKFLAGLGIQAGERVCLFMDRVPELYIGFLGILKTGAVAQPLFSAFGDESLFVRLANAQTTAIITQKRHVLKVRKIRNQLPDLQHIIVVDAGEAPLQEREISFQMGKMPRIENFTVYPTKAETPSVLHYTSGTTGQPKGAQHVHYSIISQYLTAKWVLDLRPDDIYWCNADPGWVTGTSYGIIGPWANGITQAVLDSGFGAERWYKFIEKHRITVWYSAPTAIRLLMKEGNELVKQRDLSCLRHLCSVGEPLNAEAVIWSREVFGREFHDTFWQTETGCIVITNFPGMPIKPGSMGKPFPGITATVLNPVTYEPVNQTGAAGLIALRPGWPSQIRYYWNNELGFQAKFKNGWYLCGDRASIDSDGYFWFVGRDDDVINTGGHLVGPFEIESALLEHPAVAESAAVAKPDPVNMEVVKAFVTLKPGYEPSDDLELEIMNHIRKRLSPLAMPQEIEFIDALPKTRSGKIVRRVLRCKEFNEPVGDLSTIMND; this is translated from the coding sequence ATGCCTAAAAGCAATTATCCTTCATATCAGGATCTCACCAAAAACTTCGATTGGTCTATTTCCGAGCGGGAGTTGGGCTATAAGAAGGGCGACAACCTCAACATCGGCTGGATGTGCAGCGACCGCATCTGCAAAATGGGCCTGGCAGAGAAGCCGGCTCTGATCTGGGAAGATCATCAGGGCAACGAGAAGCGGTTCACCTACGATGACATCCGTGTGCTCTCCAACACCATAGCCAAATTCCTCGCCGGGCTGGGAATCCAGGCGGGCGAACGGGTCTGCCTGTTCATGGACCGCGTACCCGAACTTTATATCGGGTTTCTCGGCATCCTGAAAACAGGCGCCGTAGCACAACCCCTGTTTTCCGCCTTCGGCGACGAATCGCTCTTCGTGCGGCTCGCCAACGCCCAGACGACGGCAATCATCACCCAGAAAAGGCACGTTCTCAAGGTGCGCAAGATCCGCAATCAGCTGCCCGACCTGCAGCACATCATCGTGGTGGACGCCGGCGAGGCGCCGCTCCAGGAACGGGAAATATCTTTCCAGATGGGAAAGATGCCGCGGATTGAGAATTTCACCGTCTATCCGACGAAGGCGGAAACCCCGTCCGTTCTTCATTACACCTCCGGAACCACAGGCCAGCCCAAAGGGGCACAACACGTTCACTATTCCATCATTTCCCAGTATCTCACCGCGAAGTGGGTACTCGACCTGCGGCCGGACGACATCTATTGGTGCAATGCCGATCCCGGTTGGGTCACCGGCACGTCCTACGGCATCATCGGTCCCTGGGCAAACGGCATCACCCAGGCGGTCCTCGATTCCGGCTTCGGCGCGGAACGCTGGTACAAGTTCATTGAAAAGCACCGCATCACAGTTTGGTATTCGGCGCCGACAGCGATCCGTCTGCTTATGAAAGAGGGGAACGAGCTCGTCAAGCAGCGCGACTTGTCGTGCCTGCGCCATCTGTGCAGTGTCGGCGAGCCGCTCAATGCCGAGGCGGTAATCTGGTCGCGCGAAGTGTTCGGCAGGGAGTTCCACGACACCTTCTGGCAGACAGAAACCGGCTGTATCGTCATTACCAACTTCCCCGGCATGCCGATCAAGCCCGGCTCCATGGGAAAGCCCTTCCCCGGGATCACTGCTACCGTGCTGAACCCGGTGACCTACGAGCCGGTGAATCAGACGGGCGCGGCGGGATTGATTGCTCTCCGGCCCGGCTGGCCGTCTCAGATCCGTTATTACTGGAACAACGAGCTGGGATTTCAGGCTAAGTTTAAAAACGGCTGGTACCTCTGTGGCGACCGGGCGTCGATCGATTCAGACGGGTACTTCTGGTTTGTGGGACGGGATGACGACGTGATCAACACGGGCGGGCATCTGGTAGGGCCGTTTGAGATCGAATCGGCCCTGCTGGAGCACCCGGCCGTCGCTGAATCGGCTGCCGTTGCCAAGCCCGACCCGGTCAATATGGAGGTGGTGAAGGCGTTTGTGACGCTCAAGCCCGGTTATGAACCCTCCGACGACCTCGAGTTGGAGATCATGAATCACATCCGCAAGCGGTTGTCGCCACTGGCAATGCCCCAGGAGATCGAGTTCATTGACGCACTGCCCAAGACCCGAAGCGGTAAAATCGTGCGCCGTGTCCTGCGCTGCAAGGAATTCAACGAGCCCGTGGGGGATCTTTCCACCATTATGAACGACTGA
- a CDS encoding holo-ACP synthase has protein sequence MILGLGIDILETSRIARELSQGEWLGEDGIFTAGEIDYCSSAGMPARRYAACFAAKEATLKALGVQVPDLAMFREVEVGPGSDRSCKVTLYDRLKGESERLGVRRIRLSITHDANQSAAIVILEA, from the coding sequence GTGATTCTGGGTTTGGGAATTGATATTCTGGAAACCAGCCGCATCGCGCGGGAGCTTTCCCAGGGCGAATGGCTGGGGGAGGATGGCATTTTCACGGCCGGGGAAATTGACTACTGCAGCTCTGCCGGGATGCCGGCGCGCCGGTACGCTGCCTGTTTTGCAGCCAAGGAGGCCACCCTGAAAGCCCTGGGCGTTCAGGTCCCCGATCTGGCGATGTTCCGTGAAGTTGAGGTGGGGCCTGGAAGTGACCGCAGCTGCAAGGTAACGTTATACGACCGCCTGAAAGGGGAATCCGAGCGCTTGGGCGTGCGACGCATCAGACTCTCCATCACTCATGATGCCAATCAGAGCGCCGCGATCGTCATCCTGGAAGCTTGA
- a CDS encoding sigma-54 dependent transcriptional regulator: MAKLPAKVLVVDDEINIREAMAAILGDDGYEVNTAASVEQAVAALSGDHFQVVVSDMRMEGDSGLALLRWIRANCPETELILLTAYGSVEGAVEAMKLGAYDYLCKPVDRRRLSLLIEKALEKQRLSMENLRLRRRLSVKEEFSNIIGNSGRIRQIFKVISEVAPTNATVLISGESGTGKELVARAIHSRSNRRDGPFVTLNCGALPDTLLESELFGYEKGAFTGAAAMKMGRIEMASGGTLFLDEVGDMTPKTQVDLLRVLQERELRRLGGTNVIKVDVRFIAATNKELAAEIAEKRFREDLYYRLNVVPIAMPALRDRKDDIPVLVQAFLEEFCRLHQKELKRIADRTMDLMLHHTWPGNVRELRNVVERMVLLARTDILEPRDLPSPINRDQDSRPEITIPLDQPLEEIEKTVIRNVFSRITRNRRVAAQSLGISLRALHYKIRRFQLDKK, from the coding sequence ATGGCTAAGCTTCCTGCAAAGGTCCTGGTGGTTGACGATGAAATCAACATCCGCGAAGCCATGGCCGCCATTCTTGGAGACGACGGTTACGAGGTAAATACCGCGGCCTCCGTCGAGCAGGCGGTCGCAGCACTCTCCGGCGATCACTTCCAGGTCGTCGTGTCGGACATGCGCATGGAAGGCGACTCCGGTCTCGCCCTGCTGCGCTGGATCCGCGCGAACTGCCCCGAAACCGAGCTGATCCTCCTCACTGCCTACGGCAGTGTCGAGGGTGCCGTGGAAGCAATGAAACTCGGGGCCTACGACTACCTCTGTAAGCCGGTCGATCGCCGCCGCCTTTCGCTGCTGATCGAGAAGGCCCTCGAGAAACAGCGCCTTTCCATGGAAAACCTTCGCCTGCGCCGGCGGCTGAGCGTCAAAGAGGAGTTTTCCAACATCATCGGCAACAGCGGCCGGATCCGCCAGATTTTCAAGGTCATCTCAGAGGTGGCGCCGACCAACGCCACGGTGCTCATCTCGGGAGAGAGCGGCACGGGGAAGGAACTCGTGGCCCGCGCCATCCACAGCCGCAGCAACCGCCGCGACGGGCCGTTCGTGACCCTCAATTGCGGCGCACTGCCGGACACTCTGCTCGAGAGCGAACTGTTCGGCTACGAAAAGGGAGCCTTCACCGGCGCGGCGGCCATGAAAATGGGGCGCATCGAAATGGCATCCGGCGGCACGCTCTTCCTCGACGAGGTCGGCGACATGACGCCGAAAACGCAGGTGGACCTGCTGCGCGTGCTGCAGGAACGCGAGCTCAGAAGACTGGGGGGCACCAACGTCATAAAGGTCGACGTGCGCTTCATCGCCGCAACTAACAAGGAACTGGCCGCCGAGATCGCGGAAAAACGCTTCCGCGAGGACCTCTATTACCGCCTCAACGTCGTTCCGATCGCCATGCCGGCCCTGCGCGACCGGAAGGATGATATTCCCGTGTTGGTGCAGGCCTTCCTGGAGGAATTCTGCCGGCTCCATCAAAAGGAGCTGAAGAGGATCGCGGACCGCACCATGGATCTGATGCTCCACCACACCTGGCCGGGAAATGTGAGGGAGTTGCGCAATGTCGTAGAGCGCATGGTACTGCTGGCACGCACCGACATACTCGAACCGCGAGATCTTCCCAGCCCGATCAATCGCGACCAGGATAGCCGCCCGGAAATCACGATTCCGCTGGACCAGCCGCTCGAAGAGATCGAAAAAACGGTGATCCGCAACGTCTTTTCCCGGATTACCCGCAACCGCCGCGTAGCCGCCCAGTCTCTCGGGATCAGCCTGCGCGCCCTTCATTACAAGATCCGGAGATTCCAGCTCGACAAGAAGTAA
- a CDS encoding PAS domain-containing protein: MPALLNQKLKESRPLPRIFLWTLLIVFNALLWLLLLLFHWEISLRSREINYFGTQLFPVQPHGVPLWVIYTVCALLTLASATAILRDRSNTAARERIRNLLFQILESLEIGVVVLDDKDLLTMANDAARRLLPEIPPGHGSLDILEVLQSRPQLREIVKAATKQRDYVQEVEHDLGTQGDPWPIRVTTLPLRDPQKRTTGTLLLVHDVREVMRMERQMRTAERLSALGTLAAAMAHEIRNPLEAMNLNLVLLERKLAGLKPSAQEGEQAGRYMKILESEISRLAGIVENFLSFARPSDPPTSEVRLDVIFRQIVDLLANQAQSRKVGLDLSIQGSPVVVGSEDQLKQAFLNLVINSLEAMPRGGALRIRVEPSRQQGSGVAADLAVVRIQDTGVGIPQEQLTRLFDPFFTTRPRGTGLGLTIVHRVIHEHNGRIHVASVPGEGSTFTVELPLLDPANQRKATAHG; encoded by the coding sequence GTGCCGGCACTACTGAATCAAAAGCTTAAGGAAAGTCGTCCCCTGCCCAGGATTTTCCTATGGACTCTACTTATCGTTTTCAATGCCCTCCTTTGGCTCTTGCTGCTCCTTTTCCACTGGGAAATCTCGCTCCGCTCGCGCGAGATCAATTACTTCGGCACGCAGTTATTCCCGGTTCAGCCCCATGGTGTGCCGCTGTGGGTGATCTACACCGTCTGCGCCCTGCTGACGCTGGCCAGCGCCACGGCGATCCTGCGTGACCGCAGCAACACGGCGGCAAGGGAGAGGATCCGGAACCTGCTGTTTCAGATTCTGGAAAGCCTGGAGATCGGGGTAGTCGTGCTCGATGACAAGGATCTCCTCACAATGGCAAATGATGCTGCACGCCGGCTCCTGCCGGAGATTCCTCCCGGCCACGGGAGCCTGGATATATTGGAAGTGCTGCAAAGCCGCCCGCAATTGCGGGAAATAGTGAAGGCCGCGACCAAGCAGAGGGACTATGTGCAGGAAGTCGAGCACGACCTCGGCACGCAGGGCGACCCCTGGCCGATCAGGGTAACGACCCTGCCCCTCCGTGATCCGCAGAAACGCACTACCGGGACCCTCCTCCTGGTGCACGACGTTCGGGAAGTCATGCGCATGGAACGGCAGATGAGGACTGCAGAGCGCCTATCTGCGCTGGGAACGCTGGCGGCCGCCATGGCGCATGAAATCCGCAATCCGCTGGAGGCGATGAACCTGAATCTGGTTCTGCTCGAACGCAAGCTGGCGGGACTCAAGCCCTCGGCCCAGGAAGGTGAACAGGCCGGCAGGTATATGAAAATCCTCGAGTCGGAGATCTCCAGACTCGCCGGGATTGTGGAGAACTTCCTCTCCTTCGCTCGTCCCAGCGACCCCCCCACATCGGAGGTCCGGCTGGACGTCATATTCCGCCAGATCGTCGACCTGCTGGCAAATCAAGCCCAATCGCGAAAGGTCGGGCTCGATCTTTCGATCCAAGGCTCTCCTGTCGTGGTGGGGTCCGAGGACCAGCTCAAGCAGGCTTTCCTCAACCTCGTGATCAACAGCCTGGAGGCAATGCCTCGCGGCGGTGCTCTCCGCATCCGCGTCGAACCTTCCCGGCAGCAAGGCTCGGGCGTAGCCGCTGACCTGGCCGTCGTGCGCATCCAGGACACCGGGGTGGGCATCCCGCAGGAGCAACTGACGCGGCTGTTCGATCCCTTCTTCACCACCCGGCCCAGGGGGACCGGTCTCGGCTTGACGATCGTGCACCGCGTGATCCATGAACACAACGGGCGCATCCACGTCGCGAGCGTCCCGGGTGAAGGCTCGACCTTCACGGTCGAGCTGCCGCTTCTTGATCCCGCAAACCAAAGGAAGGCAACAGCCCATGGCTAA
- a CDS encoding DUF4398 domain-containing protein has protein sequence MNKVTMRLGLIVALSLAAALLFFACASAPKEEIAATQTALQAAQTDDVRTYAPDGLRDATDTMAKATAEVQVQDDKFALSRDYKAASDLLKQAKDKAAKALTDAQTNKAKTKADAEALIASLTPMLDEAKKALATAPKGKDTKAELEAMQSDLKSAGEAVTAASQAMSQEKFMDALAQANAAKTKASGIIDQVAAAKAKIKGRK, from the coding sequence ATGAACAAGGTAACGATGAGATTGGGTTTGATCGTGGCACTGTCCCTGGCAGCAGCCCTGCTTTTCTTCGCCTGTGCGTCCGCGCCCAAGGAAGAGATTGCTGCCACCCAGACCGCCCTTCAGGCGGCACAGACCGATGATGTTCGAACCTACGCCCCTGACGGCCTCCGTGATGCGACAGACACAATGGCCAAGGCGACGGCAGAAGTACAGGTACAGGACGACAAGTTCGCCCTTTCCCGCGACTACAAGGCGGCTTCGGATCTGCTGAAGCAGGCCAAGGACAAGGCGGCCAAAGCTTTGACGGACGCCCAGACCAACAAAGCCAAGACCAAGGCGGATGCCGAAGCTTTGATTGCTTCTCTGACACCGATGCTCGATGAAGCAAAGAAGGCTCTGGCCACTGCTCCCAAGGGGAAGGACACAAAGGCCGAGTTGGAAGCGATGCAGTCTGATCTGAAGAGCGCCGGGGAAGCCGTGACCGCGGCCAGCCAGGCGATGTCCCAGGAGAAGTTCATGGATGCTCTGGCCCAGGCGAACGCTGCCAAGACTAAGGCAAGCGGAATCATCGACCAGGTCGCCGCTGCCAAAGCGAAGATAAAGGGACGCAAGTAA
- a CDS encoding L,D-transpeptidase: MAFLKKRRIVGFSAAILVLVSGVGTYELWMNAAVRARPWQLEAYVDMLAADCRTGPGAYAFGKELQALAAQVDEAKRCLSAAGDAWVIRRNYSPCVQRLWSASLAAVRIRMGEALRFQELKARLDIALKTLEVELGNDNKLGKEGAKFEIRNYSQSQARTRLEAARNLAALGQTESALNATLHARAAWAQSENFVAAELARYGDTQRRALWEKQAQDLLRWTRQTGRSAILVDKLEHHCLLLADGRVEKAYVANLSRNWYRMKVQEHDASTPEGEYRIKRKLPSSSFGFALLLDYPNAADWQRFDSMKKRGEIAPRARIGGTIEIHGGGRLNSDWTDGCVSLENADMADLYKRAYVGMPVTIVGTSTIGGKL; this comes from the coding sequence ATGGCGTTCTTGAAGAAACGAAGGATCGTGGGCTTTTCGGCGGCCATCCTGGTCCTGGTATCAGGGGTGGGGACGTATGAGCTGTGGATGAATGCGGCTGTGCGCGCCCGCCCCTGGCAACTCGAGGCTTACGTGGACATGCTGGCGGCCGACTGCCGGACCGGGCCGGGCGCCTATGCTTTTGGAAAAGAGCTCCAAGCCCTGGCCGCACAGGTCGATGAAGCGAAACGGTGTCTCTCCGCTGCCGGCGACGCATGGGTCATTCGCCGCAATTACTCCCCTTGTGTTCAGCGGCTGTGGAGTGCCTCGCTGGCCGCAGTGCGGATTCGCATGGGCGAGGCGTTACGATTCCAGGAACTGAAGGCGCGGCTCGACATTGCATTGAAAACTCTGGAGGTCGAACTCGGCAACGACAATAAGCTTGGGAAGGAGGGCGCGAAGTTCGAGATCCGAAATTACTCCCAGTCCCAGGCCCGGACACGCTTGGAGGCGGCCCGGAATCTCGCCGCGCTGGGACAGACAGAGTCGGCACTCAACGCCACACTGCACGCGCGCGCGGCTTGGGCACAGAGCGAGAACTTCGTGGCAGCTGAGCTGGCCCGTTACGGCGATACCCAGCGTCGCGCGCTGTGGGAGAAGCAGGCGCAGGATCTGCTGCGCTGGACCCGGCAAACCGGCCGTTCTGCCATCCTGGTGGACAAGCTGGAACATCACTGCCTGCTGCTGGCGGACGGACGTGTCGAGAAGGCATATGTTGCAAACTTGAGCCGGAACTGGTATCGGATGAAGGTGCAGGAGCACGACGCTTCCACCCCCGAGGGGGAGTACAGAATCAAGCGGAAGTTGCCTTCAAGCAGCTTCGGCTTTGCTCTTCTTCTGGATTACCCCAATGCTGCCGACTGGCAGCGCTTCGACTCCATGAAGAAGAGGGGGGAGATCGCGCCGCGCGCGAGGATCGGCGGCACCATAGAAATTCATGGAGGCGGCCGGCTCAACTCGGACTGGACGGACGGCTGCGTGTCGCTGGAGAACGCTGACATGGCCGACCTGTACAAGCGGGCCTACGTCGGCATGCCGGTCACGATCGTGGGCACCAGCACGATAGGCGGCAAGCTGTAG
- a CDS encoding L,D-transpeptidase, translated as MDFRRLSRSTWAFLLCLLWAVLMQACLSSKTVTNAQADAQRNGTGVVRRADLNELRSQARALENKVRRLEAVESHLYPGGPVILVDTARSRITLMLGARIIVQGTCSTGNGMELADASGKRSWTFDTPRGHFRVVGKVANPVWYRPDWSYIEEGEPIPKDRSQRATANVLGDYAIAFGNGFFIHGTLYTRLLGANVTHGCIRVDDGTLKKLYAAAQPGTPIWIY; from the coding sequence ATGGATTTTAGGAGATTAAGCCGCTCGACCTGGGCCTTTTTATTATGCCTGCTCTGGGCGGTCTTGATGCAGGCCTGCCTTTCCTCCAAGACCGTTACCAACGCGCAGGCTGATGCACAGAGGAATGGCACCGGTGTCGTCAGGCGCGCGGATCTGAATGAGTTGCGCAGCCAGGCACGCGCCCTCGAAAACAAGGTGCGCAGGCTGGAGGCGGTGGAAAGCCATCTGTATCCGGGAGGGCCGGTGATCCTGGTTGACACGGCCCGAAGTCGGATCACACTGATGCTGGGCGCGCGCATAATTGTCCAGGGGACGTGCTCCACGGGCAACGGCATGGAATTGGCCGACGCCTCCGGCAAGCGATCGTGGACCTTCGACACGCCGCGAGGGCATTTCCGGGTGGTTGGCAAAGTGGCAAACCCTGTGTGGTATCGGCCGGACTGGTCCTACATCGAGGAAGGGGAGCCCATCCCCAAAGACCGCTCTCAGCGCGCCACGGCTAATGTGCTTGGAGATTACGCCATTGCTTTCGGTAATGGTTTTTTCATCCATGGCACCCTCTATACCCGTCTGCTGGGGGCCAATGTGACGCATGGTTGCATACGCGTGGACGACGGCACTCTGAAGAAGCTCTATGCGGCCGCGCAGCCTGGCACCCCGATCTGGATCTATTGA